The proteins below are encoded in one region of Gimesia chilikensis:
- a CDS encoding M56 family metallopeptidase, which translates to MSSTLNWLMGSSDALSNSALLILIRLTLILMVAWLCHCACNRWNPRLRILLWRMTAVSLIFVTVLSLLPYRLQLALLPAASPVMEVDEVVEPPDLNETAAAIELTVPVSGPSSREVELSDRGLMPLNERPPIEDTAATQASILEDTVTQETAWTAGWFPTGLLGYVCVTWAFGVALLTLSWLGGVLSLVALYRRATPVPAEIQDQADAIAAQLGYLKSIDVRCSEEVQTPFIVGAWRPGVLIPVQQCAAAERQELQASLAHEIAHCRGNDLRWHHLFTLLQILLWFHPLMWRTRVVHADACDELCDLKAAGYLGDDKLYGRLLAGLALRVAAQNRSAALAMARRSQVRKRIEAVSRNRTSRGLNRWQAGSMLTTAVAMVVLLGVVRISRAQEQPTEAKDQPQAVQVQESEQAQGVKETLTGTGEPGATVKLYRYPEGYAKPVFQGETTIDDRGQFTFKDVQMPGAGGRLTMVATKAGYSSAMWSMWPEYRRSKISLRMKSDTAALSGTITDENGNPVADAVVTLQSDQYPIPGVRMAKTDSQGRYTIKDLAAWNSDKSNTKSPSNKKGYTDTRCLFRVHHADYPITIGSYSQLPQTVDVTLHPPAIVEGQVVDLVTGEPLADVEVHAQGIARYGGFTTRTDANGNYKLRMTNDYYNIWAVAPERMPLAIKALKVTEGQRQTGKDIQMVRGGYVTGKVIDPATDQPIDGDKRKMYVAHYGPARPMTGAAVTSTRVQADGTYRLHVAPGRNYIYLMNGSSTPGYLKVGDGQTVHRDIVIGELAEKPQVPDPDLMLRSKLMRAAMFDNRKQSPPTATEEDEAKLPSNKSVGKLLAELKEMNSGSDRFSDEWANQLRKIATLGPDVVPELVAELDQTSDDMLLRCLGFILRAIGDKRAVPGLIRAIPKTLIRPGSDMGLQIRETDVALLKFMQQHDLSQQHRGSEYGFGRPVREIFGALESLTGQNFGDQELYHIFLNEYDFPSQKQAKAALFHQVAERWAQWWEKHGRELTDDPAFYQVNLPSLPAPAATDPISSSALLKTKSGTSGWVLQSIRSAPEGLVFYDLDTGRAAPLPERWREKEISEDRFKEIREWAAGQGYDMLGDEIKGEEGQTQFVLRPIGLRTWELPKSRWKESLSQTSIDALQAEGRANQQDLLVSFDPETNQARPLDTVTFFYITREGTPGILYVGIEVQDDSLKPGGVSTGDDELNPVAFRKGRRFGLNRLVTGANLFRGR; encoded by the coding sequence ATGTCATCCACCTTGAACTGGTTGATGGGCAGCAGTGATGCTTTATCAAATAGTGCCCTGCTGATTCTGATTCGATTGACGTTGATTCTGATGGTGGCCTGGCTCTGTCACTGTGCCTGCAACCGCTGGAATCCCCGGCTGCGAATTTTACTCTGGCGGATGACGGCGGTCAGTCTGATCTTCGTGACGGTCTTGAGTCTGCTTCCTTACCGACTGCAGCTGGCACTGCTGCCTGCCGCCTCCCCTGTTATGGAAGTGGATGAGGTCGTCGAACCTCCTGATCTGAACGAAACGGCTGCTGCCATAGAGCTGACTGTGCCTGTGAGTGGTCCCTCATCCCGGGAGGTTGAACTTTCTGACAGAGGGTTAATGCCGCTGAATGAACGGCCGCCAATAGAAGACACCGCCGCCACGCAGGCGTCTATTCTTGAGGATACGGTAACTCAGGAGACGGCATGGACAGCGGGTTGGTTTCCCACTGGTTTGTTGGGCTATGTATGTGTTACCTGGGCCTTCGGTGTGGCGCTGCTCACATTGAGCTGGTTGGGCGGCGTGCTCAGTCTCGTGGCACTCTATCGACGTGCGACACCGGTGCCTGCCGAAATTCAGGATCAGGCTGATGCGATTGCTGCACAGCTCGGATATCTGAAATCGATTGATGTGCGTTGCAGTGAGGAAGTGCAAACTCCCTTTATCGTAGGGGCATGGCGGCCCGGGGTATTGATACCGGTGCAGCAATGCGCTGCTGCGGAACGTCAGGAGTTACAGGCGTCACTGGCGCATGAGATTGCCCACTGCCGGGGGAACGACCTGCGCTGGCATCATCTATTTACGCTGTTACAGATCCTGCTCTGGTTCCATCCGCTGATGTGGAGAACCCGCGTCGTGCATGCGGACGCCTGCGATGAACTGTGCGATTTAAAAGCCGCCGGCTACCTGGGGGATGACAAATTGTATGGGCGTCTGCTGGCGGGGCTGGCGTTACGCGTGGCAGCGCAGAACAGGAGTGCTGCCCTGGCGATGGCCCGTCGATCACAGGTGCGCAAACGAATTGAAGCCGTGAGTCGCAACCGGACCAGCAGGGGATTGAACCGCTGGCAGGCGGGCAGCATGCTGACGACGGCGGTCGCGATGGTGGTTCTCCTGGGAGTGGTGCGCATCAGTCGCGCCCAGGAACAGCCGACGGAGGCTAAAGACCAGCCACAGGCAGTGCAGGTCCAGGAGAGTGAGCAGGCTCAGGGCGTCAAAGAGACGCTCACCGGAACCGGCGAACCGGGGGCGACGGTAAAGCTTTATCGTTATCCCGAAGGGTATGCCAAGCCTGTCTTTCAGGGGGAGACAACCATTGACGACCGTGGTCAGTTTACATTTAAAGATGTGCAGATGCCTGGTGCGGGAGGCCGCCTGACCATGGTTGCCACCAAGGCTGGTTATTCGTCGGCGATGTGGTCGATGTGGCCAGAGTACCGTCGATCTAAAATATCTCTGCGTATGAAATCAGACACGGCTGCCTTGAGCGGTACGATTACCGATGAGAACGGAAACCCGGTTGCTGATGCGGTGGTCACGCTGCAGTCAGATCAGTATCCGATACCGGGAGTCCGTATGGCCAAAACCGACAGCCAGGGGCGGTACACCATTAAGGATCTGGCTGCCTGGAATTCAGATAAGTCGAACACAAAGTCCCCGTCGAACAAAAAAGGGTACACGGACACGCGATGTTTGTTCCGGGTGCATCATGCAGATTATCCGATCACAATCGGGTCTTATTCGCAGCTTCCGCAAACTGTTGATGTTACATTGCATCCCCCGGCAATTGTGGAAGGGCAGGTGGTTGATCTGGTGACGGGAGAGCCGCTGGCCGATGTTGAGGTTCATGCGCAAGGGATCGCCCGATATGGTGGTTTCACAACCAGGACGGATGCCAACGGTAACTATAAACTCCGCATGACGAACGATTATTACAATATCTGGGCCGTCGCACCGGAGCGGATGCCCCTGGCGATCAAAGCCCTGAAAGTGACGGAGGGACAGCGGCAGACGGGAAAGGATATTCAAATGGTCCGGGGTGGCTATGTGACCGGGAAAGTGATAGATCCGGCGACGGACCAGCCTATTGATGGCGACAAACGGAAGATGTATGTGGCCCATTACGGTCCGGCGCGACCGATGACCGGGGCCGCAGTCACTAGCACCAGAGTGCAGGCGGATGGAACCTATCGTCTGCATGTGGCGCCGGGACGTAACTACATTTACCTGATGAACGGGAGCTCTACCCCGGGTTATCTGAAAGTCGGCGATGGTCAGACTGTGCACCGTGATATTGTCATCGGTGAGCTGGCGGAGAAGCCGCAGGTTCCTGACCCGGATCTGATGTTGCGGAGTAAGTTAATGAGAGCCGCAATGTTTGATAATCGAAAACAGTCCCCACCTACCGCTACCGAGGAGGATGAGGCAAAGTTGCCTTCCAATAAATCCGTTGGAAAACTACTGGCGGAACTCAAGGAGATGAACTCAGGATCGGACAGGTTCAGCGATGAGTGGGCCAATCAGCTGCGGAAGATCGCGACCCTCGGACCTGACGTCGTGCCGGAACTGGTTGCGGAACTGGATCAGACGTCGGATGATATGCTGCTCCGCTGTCTCGGTTTTATCTTGCGTGCGATTGGCGACAAACGCGCGGTTCCCGGCCTGATCCGGGCAATTCCCAAAACGTTAATTCGCCCCGGTTCCGATATGGGTTTGCAGATTCGGGAAACCGATGTCGCACTGCTCAAGTTCATGCAACAGCACGACCTGAGTCAGCAACACAGAGGCAGTGAATATGGATTTGGGCGGCCTGTCCGTGAAATCTTTGGTGCCCTGGAGTCGCTGACCGGTCAGAATTTTGGTGATCAGGAACTGTATCACATCTTTCTGAATGAGTACGATTTCCCCAGTCAGAAACAGGCCAAAGCGGCGCTGTTCCACCAGGTTGCAGAGCGTTGGGCGCAGTGGTGGGAGAAGCACGGACGGGAACTCACCGATGACCCCGCGTTTTATCAAGTGAACCTGCCGTCGTTGCCTGCACCGGCAGCGACTGATCCCATTTCGTCCTCTGCGCTGTTGAAGACGAAGAGTGGTACGAGCGGCTGGGTGCTGCAGTCGATTCGTAGCGCACCGGAGGGGCTCGTGTTTTATGATCTCGATACGGGACGGGCTGCGCCACTTCCCGAGCGCTGGAGGGAGAAAGAAATTTCAGAGGACCGGTTTAAGGAAATCCGGGAATGGGCGGCTGGGCAGGGTTACGATATGCTGGGGGACGAAATCAAGGGAGAAGAGGGGCAGACTCAGTTTGTTCTGCGGCCCATCGGACTCCGCACGTGGGAGCTACCCAAGTCGCGGTGGAAAGAATCCTTGAGCCAGACTTCCATCGATGCACTGCAGGCGGAGGGACGCGCCAACCAACAGGATCTGCTGGTGAGCTTCGATCCGGAAACCAACCAAGCCAGACCGCTGGATACCGTGACGTTCTTCTACATCACGCGTGAAGGAACGCCGGGGATTCTATATGTGGGGATCGAAGTCCAGGACGACAGTCTGAAGCCGGGCGGTGTTTCGACCGGAGACGATGAGTTGAACCCGGTTGCCTTCCGTAAAGGACGTCGGTTTGGACTGAATCGGCTGGTGACGGGAGCGAATTTATTCCGCGGGAGGTGA
- a CDS encoding BlaI/MecI/CopY family transcriptional regulator, translating to MSRFTPGELAVMQILWEQGELKPSELQELFPEPIKNPALRSYLAILVEKGHISRRKVGKAYYYKAITRRKAAFRSTIRQIVDAYCEGSARKLILDLIRAEKLSQDELLELKRLADDPQQ from the coding sequence ATGTCGCGTTTTACACCAGGCGAACTTGCTGTGATGCAGATCCTGTGGGAACAGGGTGAGCTGAAGCCAAGTGAGTTGCAGGAACTTTTTCCGGAGCCGATCAAAAATCCAGCGCTGCGTTCCTACCTTGCGATCCTCGTTGAGAAGGGGCACATCTCACGTCGCAAGGTCGGTAAGGCTTACTATTACAAGGCGATCACGCGTCGCAAAGCGGCGTTTCGTTCGACGATTCGTCAGATAGTCGATGCTTACTGCGAAGGTTCCGCCAGGAAACTCATTCTAGATCTGATTCGCGCAGAGAAGCTGAGCCAGGATGAGTTACTGGAACTCAAACGGCTGGCAGATGATCCCCAGCAATAA
- a CDS encoding DUF1559 family PulG-like putative transporter has product MIAYHKQKNGVRRRGGFTLIELLVVIAIIGMLVSLLLPAVQQARAAARRTQCKNHLKQLGIALHSFASTYDGDFPMIGIHEGDPGEYRSWAVILLPYVEQGTVYEALKQTPTYDLSTVSIPVYTCPDDGSASGKPGQLTYVVNFGYAGRSSINGTPIAPGFIQKPGYSLPSVPFSVIASNRHDSETADGGWGTGMFWSDKPVNISGVNVGDGTSNTVAMTENIYAGNLGEAVIYSGNSTPVSGNPGLCRVAFGIGDDGIWLEGESSAGNDTASPTSLKIISTDLERYGINAAVSHPAGGSEGLMPAPNSRHTGGVNMLWVDGRVTFVSENINQEIYAESLTWNGGDQRSRSSSQY; this is encoded by the coding sequence ATGATCGCTTATCACAAACAGAAGAACGGTGTGCGGCGTCGGGGTGGTTTCACCCTGATTGAACTGCTGGTCGTGATCGCAATTATTGGAATGCTGGTTTCGCTGCTGTTGCCTGCGGTGCAGCAGGCGCGTGCCGCCGCACGACGGACTCAGTGTAAGAATCATCTCAAGCAACTCGGAATCGCGCTGCATAGTTTTGCTTCGACTTACGACGGCGACTTTCCGATGATTGGAATCCACGAGGGGGACCCGGGCGAGTATCGTTCGTGGGCGGTCATCCTGCTGCCTTACGTCGAACAGGGAACCGTGTATGAGGCCTTGAAGCAGACGCCGACTTACGATTTGAGTACGGTTTCGATTCCCGTTTATACGTGCCCCGATGACGGGTCTGCGTCAGGCAAGCCGGGGCAGCTGACGTACGTGGTCAACTTTGGTTATGCGGGGCGCAGTTCGATTAACGGGACGCCGATTGCACCTGGATTTATTCAAAAGCCCGGTTATTCGCTTCCGAGCGTTCCCTTCAGTGTGATCGCGTCCAACCGCCATGATTCGGAGACGGCTGACGGCGGATGGGGTACGGGGATGTTCTGGTCTGACAAGCCGGTGAATATCTCGGGCGTCAACGTGGGTGACGGCACTTCGAATACGGTGGCGATGACCGAAAACATCTATGCCGGGAATCTGGGAGAAGCGGTAATCTATTCCGGTAACAGTACGCCAGTCTCCGGCAATCCCGGGTTGTGTCGGGTTGCGTTCGGCATTGGTGATGACGGGATCTGGCTGGAAGGGGAATCGTCGGCCGGTAACGACACGGCGTCGCCGACTTCGTTGAAGATTATTTCCACCGACCTGGAACGCTACGGGATCAACGCGGCTGTGTCGCATCCCGCGGGGGGATCGGAGGGGCTGATGCCGGCTCCCAATTCCCGCCACACGGGCGGTGTGAACATGCTGTGGGTTGACGGTCGCGTGACGTTCGTGAGTGAGAACATCAACCAGGAAATCTACGCGGAATCGCTGACCTGGAATGGTGGCGACCAGCGGAGCAGAAGCAGTTCTCAGTATTGA
- a CDS encoding DMP19 family protein — protein sequence MTPEELLGELSTRIYEPPLSEMREDGRICNAADPVAVLMLILDFDTEVAMNGIDNFIGNSSGRYMRETITALQTIGAQSQATLLEKILAVADEAGMTHDAIQEDRSGLDEFAITSFEKLHGDKWDAACDGIQALDEQIDYSDMLACAETYAGNHSAVLHRALGIIDG from the coding sequence ATGACACCAGAGGAATTGCTGGGTGAGCTTTCTACCAGAATCTACGAACCGCCGCTTTCCGAGATGCGCGAGGATGGTCGGATCTGTAATGCTGCGGACCCGGTGGCGGTGCTGATGCTCATCCTGGACTTTGATACTGAAGTTGCCATGAATGGGATCGATAATTTCATCGGCAACAGTAGCGGCAGGTATATGCGTGAAACCATTACCGCATTGCAGACGATTGGCGCTCAATCTCAGGCGACACTGCTTGAAAAAATTCTTGCGGTTGCGGATGAGGCCGGAATGACTCATGACGCGATCCAGGAGGATCGGTCAGGGCTCGACGAATTCGCCATCACGAGTTTCGAGAAACTGCATGGTGATAAATGGGATGCCGCCTGTGATGGCATCCAGGCACTCGATGAGCAGATCGATTATTCCGACATGCTGGCCTGCGCAGAGACGTATGCAGGAAATCACAGCGCCGTGCTACATCGGGCGCTGGGGATCATAGACGGCTGA
- a CDS encoding prolyl hydroxylase family protein codes for MPEENWLNDSVFTVENFLTPEECQKYIRISEDFGYEDALVSSPRGQVLRKDLRNNERVMFQNEEIAAWLWERASDFVPYQYDDRSAIGVNEMLRFYRYDPGQQFNWHQDFPFERDNGEQSYLTLIIYLNDDFAGGETSFEDSYSEEMFDEFKVVPQQGMALFFEHAIHHKGEPVTRGRKYVLRTDVMFAAEESEAEYDYEDEYDAEDDDEW; via the coding sequence ATGCCTGAAGAAAACTGGCTCAATGACTCTGTTTTCACTGTCGAGAATTTTTTAACCCCCGAGGAGTGCCAGAAGTACATTCGCATCAGCGAAGATTTTGGCTACGAAGATGCACTGGTCTCCAGCCCGCGGGGCCAGGTGCTGCGGAAGGATCTTCGCAATAATGAGCGGGTGATGTTTCAGAACGAAGAAATCGCCGCGTGGCTGTGGGAACGGGCCAGCGATTTCGTGCCGTATCAGTATGACGACCGGTCGGCGATCGGCGTTAACGAAATGTTACGTTTCTATCGCTACGATCCCGGGCAGCAGTTCAACTGGCACCAGGACTTTCCGTTCGAACGCGATAACGGCGAGCAGAGCTATCTGACGCTGATCATCTATCTGAATGATGACTTTGCAGGGGGAGAGACCTCTTTCGAGGATTCCTATTCCGAGGAAATGTTCGATGAATTTAAAGTCGTCCCGCAACAGGGAATGGCGTTGTTCTTTGAGCATGCGATTCATCATAAAGGCGAACCGGTGACGCGGGGCCGCAAGTATGTGTTGCGTACGGATGTGATGTTTGCCGCCGAAGAGTCAGAGGCCGAGTACGATTATGAAGATGAGTACGACGCTGAAGATGATGATGAATGGTGA